In one Gadus morhua chromosome 7, gadMor3.0, whole genome shotgun sequence genomic region, the following are encoded:
- the LOC115547819 gene encoding transmembrane protease serine 2-like, protein MDSTQPTAPHHDNAGFGDDNDRPPSYNQSQDLYPTVPQLSPQPVVTTSTSVPQLSPQPVITTSITTIVRRIEPKSNMKNVLRGLASSVLIMLVMGVLIWYFAFFERELYHEGGIDLPQPTPVTDHNQPQLCDGVKDLIGGEDESQCLRLHGTDFVLQSFSATSHTWRPVCAERWRDDLGRASCKQIGYSGTEFVSSTQTGAGSLGTGGYSKLQLGFYQPGDQIHSYLRDSRTCNSNMVVSLRCIACGVSEMDPSTRIVGGTPADRRAWPWQVSLQYYGQHFCGGTIIGQYWILTAAHCFPSEPSDTSILRVYYGGVRLSWMSWFSSALVRRIIVHKDYNIEPHANDVALLRLRRPLTFTRNVRPACLPNVGVNLNPERNAWTTGWGTLSSEGVSPDELMQAEVTIYSRDRCNQRHILDQQVTETMICAGKLAGGVDSCQGDSGGPLVAKEGGVWWLVGDTSWGVGCALRDRPGVYGNVTYFSDWIHKQMQLD, encoded by the exons ATGGATTCCACACAG CCTACTGCGCCCCACCACGACAACGCGGGCTTCGGGGACGACAACGATAGACCTCCGTCCTATAACCAGTCCCAGGACCTGTACCCTACCGTCCCACAATTGTCCCCGCAACCTGTCGTCACGACCAGCACCAGCGTCCCACAATTGTCCCCGCAACCTGTCATCACGACCAGCATCACTACCATCGTTCGGAGAATAG AACCAAAGAGTAACATGAAAAATGTGTTGCGTGGACTGGCCTCCTCCGTGCTCATCATGTTAGTGATGGGAGTGTTGATCTGGTACTTCG cttTCTTCGAGAGAGAGCTGTACCATGAAGGTGGCATTGACCTACCACAACCAACCCCTGTGACCGACCACAACCAACCACAGTTGTGTGACGGCGTCAAAGACTTGATAGGAGGAGAGGACGAGTCCCAATGCC TTCGCCTCCATGGGACCGACTTTGTACTGCAGAGCTTCTCAGCCACCAGCCACACCTGGCGGCCTGTTTGTGCGGAGCGCTGGAGAGACGACTTGGGCAGAGCTTCCTGTAAACAGATAGGCTACTCAGG TACCGAGTTTGTTTCCTCCACCCAGACGGGTGCAGGCTCTCTGGGGACGGGAGGCTACAGCAAGCTGCAGTTAGGGTTCTACCAACCGGGTGACCAGATTCATTCGTACCTCAGAGACAG CCGAACGTGTAATTCCAACATGGTTGTCAGTCTGCGCTGCATTG CGTGCGGTGTCAGTGAGATGGACCCCAGCACGCGCATCGTGGGCGGGACCCCTGCGGATAGGAGGGCCTGGCCCTGGCAGGTCAGCCTGCAGTACTACGGCCAACATTTCTGCGGTGGCACCATCATCGGCCAATACTGGATCCTAACGGCCGCCCACTGCTTCCCATCAga GCCGTCTGATACATCTATATTGCGTGTCTACTACGGGGGCGTTCGCCTGAGTTGGATGAGTTGGTTTTCCAGTGCGTTGGTGCGAAGAATCATCGTCCACAAGGACTACAACATCGAGCCCCATGCCAACGACGTGGCTCTCCTGAGGCTCAGACGACCTCTGACCTTCACCC GGAATGTGAGGCCGGCATGTTTGCCCAACGTCGGCGTGAACCTGAACCCAGAGCGAAACGCCTGGACCACCGGTTGGGGAACTCTGAGCTCTGAGG GGGTCAGCCCGGATGAGTTGATGCAGGCCGAGGTGACCATTTACAGCAGAGACAGGTGCAACCAACGGCACATATTGGACCAACAGGTGACTGAAACCATGATCTGTGCTGGAAAGTTGGCTGGAGGAGTGGATTCATGTCAG ggggacagtgggggacCACTGGTGGCCAAGGAAGGTGGTGTGTGGTGGCTGGTTGGGGACACCAGCTGGGGCGTTGGATGTGCCTTACGGGACAGACCAGGGGTGTACGGCAACGTGACCTACTTCTCGGACTGGATCCATAAGCAAATGCAG TTGGACTGA